Part of the Cryptosporangium arvum DSM 44712 genome, CCACCGGCTCCTCGAACGCACTTCGCGTCAACACCTCACGCACCAGCTGCCCCGCCTCCGGTGCGTCACCGAGCCCGCCCGGGGGTTCGGCCGCGGAGGTCGCGATCGCCTGCCAGCCGGCGAGATCGGCGCGGCAGCGGGCGCAGCCGCGCAGGTGCGCGTCGACACGGGCGTGGTCGGTCGCGGACAGCGAACCGGCGGCGTAGGCGGGGAGCAACTCGTTCATTCGGGCACCTCCTGGGCGGCGAGCGCCGCGGCGACGGCGGCCCGGGCGTGGAACAGCCGGCTCTTCACGGTGCCGACGGGGATCCCGAGCACGTCGGCGACGTCCGCGAGCGGCAGCCCGGCCACGAAGACGAGCGCGATGACGTCGCGGTGGTGTCCGGGCAGCCGGTCGATCGCCGCGGCCACCGGTGTGCCACCGGCCGCCGCGATCGCCAGCTCCTCGGGTCCGGTGCTCGCGTCCGGCCGATCGGTGGTCTCCGTCGGCGCGGGCCCGGCCCGCAGGCGGAGCCGGTTGTGCGCCTGACGTCGGGCGATGCCGAAGAGCCAGGTCGTCACCCTGGCGCGGCCCTCGAACGAGCCGGCCGACTGCCAGACCGCGAGCATCGTGTCCTGCAGGATCTCCTCGGCGACCATCCGGTCACCGGCGAGCCGGTGGAGGTACCCGAACAGCCCGCCGGAGTGCCGTTCGTAGAGCAGCCGCAGCGCGGTCGCGTCCCCGGCGGCGATCGACCGCAGTAACTCGGCGTCGCTACCCACCCCGCTCACCTCCTCCGCAAGGTTGGTAGCAGTCACCGGGCCGGTTGGTTCACCGGACGACGGGTGGGTACTCGCGAGTAAT contains:
- a CDS encoding RNA polymerase sigma factor; translated protein: MGSDAELLRSIAAGDATALRLLYERHSGGLFGYLHRLAGDRMVAEEILQDTMLAVWQSAGSFEGRARVTTWLFGIARRQAHNRLRLRAGPAPTETTDRPDASTGPEELAIAAAGGTPVAAAIDRLPGHHRDVIALVFVAGLPLADVADVLGIPVGTVKSRLFHARAAVAAALAAQEVPE